One window from the genome of Pseudomonas sp. L5B5 encodes:
- the csrA gene encoding carbon storage regulator CsrA, whose product MLILTRKVGESINIGDDITITILGVSGQQVRIGINAPKDVAVHREEIYQRIQAGLTAPDKNETP is encoded by the coding sequence ATGCTGATACTCACCCGCAAAGTCGGTGAAAGCATAAACATCGGTGACGACATTACGATCACCATCCTCGGCGTCAGCGGCCAACAGGTCCGCATCGGTATCAACGCGCCAAAAGACGTTGCGGTACACCGTGAAGAAATCTATCAACGCATCCAGGCAGGCCTCACCGCACCGGATAAAAACGAAACCCCTTGA
- a CDS encoding bleomycin resistance protein, protein MFQMNTLVPELLVTNLERSLAFYRDTLGFKLEYQRPEAYFAFLSFYGSQLMLEQDDQQASEWRVGPLEAPFGRGMNLSIECPDIHGLAAALVEAGVPLRREIQECWYRQDERLCGQLNLLVLDPDGYLLRFNQALGFKPVDS, encoded by the coding sequence ATGTTTCAGATGAACACTCTGGTTCCGGAACTGCTGGTCACGAACCTGGAGCGCAGCCTGGCGTTCTATCGCGACACCCTGGGCTTCAAGTTGGAGTATCAGCGGCCGGAGGCCTACTTTGCCTTTCTGTCCTTCTACGGCAGCCAGCTGATGCTGGAGCAGGATGACCAGCAAGCGTCGGAGTGGCGTGTCGGGCCTCTGGAGGCGCCTTTCGGTCGGGGGATGAACCTGTCGATCGAGTGCCCGGACATCCACGGCCTGGCCGCGGCCCTGGTGGAGGCTGGCGTTCCCCTGCGCCGGGAGATCCAGGAGTGCTGGTACCGTCAGGATGAGCGGCTGTGTGGCCAGTTGAACCTGCTGGTGCTCGATCCGGACGGCTATCTGCTGCGCTTCAATCAGGCGCTGGGATTCAAGCCGGTCGATAGCTGA
- a CDS encoding DUF2214 family protein, producing the protein MLMHWMLAAVHLLAFAGAVAAVLARGSALGRMARAEGTCRLVLLADTAWGVAALVLLVTGLMRAFGGYGKGTDYYLQQPLFHLKMALFIGILLLELLPMLSLIRWRIALGRGALPDTGRALLFARISHVQALLLVLLVVAASGMARGVSLAHL; encoded by the coding sequence ATGTTGATGCATTGGATGCTGGCGGCTGTACACCTGCTGGCTTTTGCCGGCGCTGTTGCGGCGGTGCTGGCGCGCGGTTCGGCCCTGGGGCGAATGGCTCGTGCCGAGGGCACCTGCCGGCTGGTGTTGCTGGCCGACACTGCCTGGGGGGTGGCGGCGTTGGTACTGCTGGTGACCGGCTTGATGCGGGCCTTTGGTGGCTACGGGAAAGGGACGGACTACTATCTGCAGCAGCCATTGTTCCATCTGAAAATGGCCTTGTTCATTGGCATTCTGCTGCTTGAACTGTTGCCCATGCTGAGCTTGATCCGCTGGCGTATCGCCCTGGGACGAGGGGCATTGCCCGACACTGGCCGGGCCCTGTTGTTCGCCCGCATCAGCCATGTTCAGGCCCTGTTGCTAGTGCTGTTGGTGGTGGCGGCCAGCGGCATGGCACGAGGAGTGTCGTTGGCGCACTTGTAG
- a CDS encoding carbohydrate-binding protein: MDKIDFSSIKSQAADAASLMPSIAGKKILMGFWHNWAAGAADGYQRGQFANLSLLDVPKEYNVVAVAFMKGNGIPTFKPHNLTDAEFRRQVGVLNSQGRAVLISLGGADAHIELHKGNEQPLANEIIRLVETYGFDGLDIDLEQSAIDFADNKSVLPAALKLVKDHYAGQGKHFIISMAPEFPYLTSNGKYVGYLQALEGYYDFVAPQYYNQGGDGLWVSEANGGQGAWIAQNNDQMKEDFLFYLTDSLASGTRGFTRIPADKLAIGLPSNVDAAATGYVIDPAAMANAFRRLQKAGHAIKGLMTWSVNWDAGINRQGTHYNWEFCNRYAPLIHGDGGEPERPGAPGNLAVVGNGRNSVSLSWSIASGVRPVEFYTLYRDGRAVAKTPVPGVEDQDLQPDTQYSYFVTATDAQGQESLPSRSVTTRTTGGAVDPGFPQWRVGQHYRKGDGVSYEGNRYLCLQEHTSNPAWTPTAAFTLWSKVLLERHA, translated from the coding sequence ATGGATAAAATCGATTTTTCGTCAATCAAGAGCCAAGCCGCCGATGCTGCATCCCTGATGCCCAGCATTGCCGGCAAGAAGATCCTCATGGGCTTCTGGCACAACTGGGCCGCCGGCGCTGCCGACGGTTACCAGCGCGGCCAGTTTGCCAACTTGAGCCTGCTGGATGTACCCAAGGAGTACAACGTGGTGGCGGTCGCCTTCATGAAGGGCAACGGCATTCCCACGTTCAAGCCCCATAACCTTACCGATGCCGAATTCCGGCGTCAGGTGGGCGTGCTCAACAGCCAGGGAAGGGCAGTACTGATCTCCCTGGGCGGTGCCGATGCACATATCGAGTTGCACAAGGGCAACGAACAGCCCTTGGCCAACGAGATCATTCGCTTGGTTGAAACTTACGGCTTCGATGGCCTGGACATCGACCTGGAGCAGAGCGCCATTGATTTCGCCGATAACAAGAGCGTGCTACCTGCAGCTTTGAAGCTGGTGAAGGACCATTACGCGGGCCAGGGCAAGCACTTCATCATCAGCATGGCGCCGGAGTTCCCGTACCTGACCAGCAATGGCAAGTATGTGGGCTACCTGCAGGCGCTGGAGGGCTACTACGACTTCGTCGCACCGCAGTACTACAACCAGGGTGGCGACGGGCTCTGGGTTTCGGAGGCCAATGGTGGTCAGGGGGCCTGGATCGCCCAGAACAACGACCAGATGAAGGAGGACTTCCTGTTCTACCTCACCGACAGCCTGGCTTCGGGAACCCGTGGCTTCACTCGAATCCCCGCAGACAAGCTGGCGATTGGCTTGCCGAGCAACGTCGACGCCGCGGCTACCGGTTATGTCATCGATCCAGCGGCGATGGCCAACGCCTTCAGGCGGTTGCAGAAGGCTGGCCACGCCATCAAGGGACTGATGACCTGGTCGGTGAACTGGGATGCCGGTATCAATCGGCAGGGGACGCACTACAACTGGGAGTTCTGCAACCGTTACGCGCCGCTGATCCATGGCGACGGTGGCGAGCCGGAGCGTCCGGGGGCCCCTGGCAACCTGGCAGTGGTGGGCAATGGTCGCAACAGTGTCAGCCTGAGCTGGAGCATCGCCAGCGGCGTGCGCCCGGTGGAGTTCTACACCTTGTATCGCGATGGTCGCGCAGTCGCCAAGACACCTGTTCCAGGCGTCGAGGACCAGGACCTGCAACCGGATACCCAGTACAGCTACTTCGTCACCGCTACTGATGCCCAGGGGCAGGAATCGCTGCCCAGTCGCAGCGTGACCACCAGGACCACCGGGGGCGCAGTGGACCCGGGGTTTCCGCAATGGCGCGTCGGCCAGCACTATCGCAAGGGCGACGGGGTGAGTTATGAGGGCAATCGCTACCTGTGCCTTCAGGAGCACACCTCCAACCCGGCGTGGACGCCTACGGCTGCGTTCACCCTGTGGAGCAAGGTACTGCTGGAACGCCATGCTTGA
- a CDS encoding lytic polysaccharide monooxygenase auxiliary activity family 9 protein: protein MNKPQTQLKHGRVVSPSSRGSVAVDLGLLGTWQVNEMEGGKNLPALGAGPFPAPYGSDEPSVAPPADGYILSGGKTDARDCVNFTDEEMSKKLNRPFSWPLVNVEPGQVFRVQWVYSAPHVTRGYSWFITKDGWDPKQRISRAQLEPQAFYQDFYTQVPYHAHGQVLKAKTEHEVVLPKNKKGRHVVVLAWIVANTGNAFYQAFDLDFK, encoded by the coding sequence ATGAATAAGCCACAAACTCAACTTAAACATGGTCGTGTTGTTTCTCCATCCAGCCGCGGTTCGGTTGCCGTGGATCTGGGGCTGCTGGGCACCTGGCAGGTGAACGAAATGGAAGGAGGGAAGAACTTGCCAGCCTTGGGCGCCGGCCCGTTCCCAGCCCCCTACGGCAGTGACGAGCCGAGTGTCGCGCCACCTGCGGACGGTTATATCCTCAGCGGTGGCAAGACCGATGCGCGTGATTGCGTCAACTTCACCGACGAGGAAATGTCGAAGAAGCTCAATCGCCCATTCAGCTGGCCGCTGGTGAACGTGGAGCCTGGGCAAGTATTCCGGGTGCAGTGGGTATACAGCGCACCGCATGTCACTCGTGGTTATAGCTGGTTCATCACCAAAGATGGCTGGGACCCGAAACAGCGGATCAGTCGTGCGCAACTTGAGCCACAGGCTTTTTACCAGGATTTCTATACTCAAGTTCCATATCACGCACATGGTCAAGTATTGAAAGCCAAGACCGAACATGAAGTCGTGCTGCCCAAGAACAAGAAGGGGCGTCATGTTGTCGTGCTGGCCTGGATTGTTGCCAATACCGGTAACGCCTTTTATCAGGCCTTCGATCTGGACTTCAAGTAA
- a CDS encoding helix-turn-helix domain-containing protein — protein MQTFGERLKEQRKALGLSQQEFGAIGGVEANAQGRYESGERVPKSDYLMAIGRHGVDLTYLLTGERSRLPEGSLSPDESSIIQNYRHLGDDDQEAIAQLASSLAEC, from the coding sequence ATGCAGACCTTCGGTGAGCGCTTGAAAGAGCAGCGCAAGGCACTGGGGCTTTCCCAGCAGGAATTCGGCGCCATCGGTGGCGTCGAGGCCAATGCCCAGGGCCGCTACGAGAGCGGCGAACGAGTCCCTAAATCGGATTACCTGATGGCGATCGGCCGTCATGGGGTGGACCTGACCTATCTATTGACCGGCGAGCGTTCACGTTTGCCCGAGGGCAGCCTGAGCCCCGATGAAAGCAGCATCATCCAGAACTATCGCCATCTGGGTGACGACGATCAGGAGGCCATTGCGCAATTGGCGTCATCCCTGGCCGAGTGCTGA
- a CDS encoding RNA ligase RtcB family protein: MDNCIRHLSNGVSLIASDTTWIEDKALQQLHTTAQLPGMRQVVGMPDLHPGRGYPVGAAFFSTEVIYPALVGNDIGCGMALWQTDLPSARLNLDKLEKKIGNIDLPLDEQWDEEREQLGLPVTGHEHSLGTIGGGNHFAEVQQLDQVHDTQALEALNLDPKALLLLVHSGSRGLGEAILRSHVDQHGHHPLEIDSVAGSQYLKQHNEALRFAEANRRLIAERLLYNLRAKGHAVLDINHNLVSPANVDGVHGWLHRKGATPSDLGPVVIPGSRGDYSYLVQPIPASVSLYSLAHGAGRKWLRSDCKGRLATRFSFDQLKRTQLGSRVICEDRGLMYEEAPEAYKSIDSVVGSLRDAGLVKIIARLKPVLTYKRRGCC, translated from the coding sequence ATGGACAATTGCATCCGTCATTTGTCGAACGGCGTCTCTCTGATCGCCTCCGACACCACCTGGATCGAAGACAAAGCGCTCCAGCAACTGCACACCACCGCTCAACTGCCCGGCATGCGCCAGGTCGTCGGCATGCCGGATCTGCATCCCGGTCGCGGCTACCCGGTAGGTGCAGCATTTTTCTCCACCGAGGTGATCTATCCGGCCCTGGTGGGCAACGACATCGGCTGCGGCATGGCGCTGTGGCAAACCGACCTTCCCAGCGCTCGCCTGAACCTCGACAAGCTGGAAAAGAAAATCGGCAACATCGATCTTCCGCTGGACGAACAGTGGGATGAAGAGCGCGAGCAACTGGGCCTGCCAGTCACCGGTCACGAACACTCCCTGGGCACCATTGGCGGTGGCAACCACTTTGCCGAAGTGCAACAACTCGACCAGGTGCACGATACCCAGGCCCTGGAGGCCCTGAACCTGGACCCCAAGGCCCTGTTGCTGCTGGTGCACAGCGGCTCCCGCGGCTTGGGTGAAGCCATCCTGCGCAGCCATGTGGACCAGCATGGACATCATCCACTGGAGATCGATAGCGTCGCCGGCTCCCAGTACCTGAAGCAGCATAACGAAGCCCTGCGCTTCGCCGAGGCCAATCGCCGACTGATCGCCGAACGGCTGCTGTACAACCTGCGGGCCAAGGGACATGCCGTGCTGGATATCAACCACAACCTGGTCTCTCCGGCTAACGTGGACGGCGTCCATGGCTGGCTGCATCGCAAGGGGGCCACGCCTTCGGACCTTGGGCCGGTGGTCATTCCCGGCTCCCGGGGCGACTACAGCTACCTGGTGCAGCCCATCCCTGCGTCGGTCAGCCTGTACTCGCTGGCGCATGGTGCCGGCCGCAAGTGGCTGCGCAGCGACTGCAAGGGTCGCCTGGCGACACGCTTCAGCTTCGATCAACTCAAGCGCACCCAACTGGGCAGCCGAGTGATCTGCGAGGATCGTGGATTGATGTACGAGGAGGCCCCCGAGGCCTACAAGAGCATCGATAGCGTGGTGGGAAGCCTGCGCGACGCCGGACTGGTGAAGATCATCGCCCGGCTCAAGCCGGTACTGACCTACAAGCGTCGGGGGTGCTGCTGA
- the prfH gene encoding peptide chain release factor H, with product MLLLQLSSAQGPVECEIAVSKALPQLHREAQALGVRISIVEQLAGHAGNHCKSLLASLDGEQAAELARRWTGTLLWSCKSPCRPGHKRKNWYFAGQLFSPPQGTLDGEIRFEAMRASGPGGQHVNTTDSAVRATHLATGISVKVQSERSQHDNKRLARLLIQQRLEALQQQDQEQLRQDRRHAHHQVERGNPVRTFNGSAFTPGN from the coding sequence ATGCTATTGCTGCAACTCTCTTCCGCCCAGGGACCGGTCGAATGCGAAATCGCGGTGAGCAAGGCCCTGCCCCAGTTGCACCGCGAAGCCCAGGCCCTGGGCGTGCGCATCAGTATCGTGGAACAGCTTGCCGGTCATGCTGGCAACCATTGCAAATCGCTGCTGGCCAGTCTCGACGGCGAACAGGCCGCAGAGCTTGCCCGGCGCTGGACAGGCACCCTGCTCTGGAGCTGCAAGAGCCCTTGTCGTCCCGGGCACAAGCGCAAGAACTGGTATTTCGCCGGCCAGTTGTTCAGCCCACCCCAAGGCACGCTGGATGGCGAAATCCGTTTTGAAGCGATGCGCGCATCAGGCCCTGGCGGCCAGCATGTGAACACCACGGACTCCGCCGTACGCGCCACGCACCTGGCTACAGGCATCAGCGTGAAGGTGCAGTCCGAGCGCAGCCAGCATGACAACAAGCGCCTGGCACGCTTGTTGATCCAGCAGCGCCTGGAGGCCCTGCAACAACAGGACCAGGAGCAGCTGCGCCAGGACCGTCGTCATGCCCACCACCAGGTGGAACGCGGCAATCCGGTACGCACCTTCAACGGCAGCGCCTTCACTCCGGGAAACTGA
- the pseH gene encoding UDP-4-amino-4,6-dideoxy-N-acetyl-beta-L-altrosamine N-acetyltransferase, producing MQFLPLLETSPEVQALVRSLRNQEPVRKHMYTAHEITEGEHQQWLASLKDNERQRVYVAIKDGQAVGVVSLNAINALHRTADWALYLDERQQGKGLGSIVEFWMLDHAFNEAGLEKLNCEVLETNAAVISMHQKFGFTLEGVRRKNVLKDGVRIDVALLGITKQEWASRRPALAPLIQRLSRLGPGH from the coding sequence ATGCAGTTCCTGCCCTTGCTCGAGACGAGCCCAGAAGTTCAAGCCCTGGTGCGCAGCCTGCGCAACCAGGAACCGGTGCGAAAGCACATGTACACCGCTCATGAAATCACCGAGGGCGAACACCAACAGTGGCTGGCCTCCCTCAAGGACAACGAGCGCCAAAGGGTCTATGTCGCCATCAAGGATGGACAGGCTGTCGGCGTTGTCTCCTTGAACGCCATCAATGCCCTGCACCGAACTGCGGACTGGGCGCTTTACCTGGACGAACGACAGCAGGGAAAAGGCCTGGGGAGCATCGTGGAGTTCTGGATGCTCGACCATGCGTTCAATGAAGCAGGCCTGGAGAAACTCAATTGCGAAGTCCTGGAAACCAACGCGGCGGTAATCAGCATGCACCAGAAGTTTGGCTTCACTCTTGAAGGGGTAAGGCGCAAGAACGTCCTCAAGGACGGCGTGCGCATTGACGTCGCCCTGCTTGGCATCACCAAGCAAGAATGGGCAAGCAGGCGCCCCGCGCTCGCCCCGTTGATCCAGCGCCTGAGCAGGCTGGGACCAGGCCACTGA
- a CDS encoding NAD(P)/FAD-dependent oxidoreductase yields MSHIPYPQSYYAASANTTPERPQLQGEVETDVCVIGAGYTGLSSALFLLENGFRVTVLEAARVGFGASGRNGGQIVNSYSRDIDVIERSVGPKQAQLLGQMAFEGGKIIRERIAKYQIQCDLKDGGVFAALTDKQMAHLESQKRLWERYGHTQLELLDQRRIREVVACDQYKGGMLDMSGGHVHPLNLALGEAAAVESLGGIIHEQCPAVRIERGANPVVHTPQSKVRAKFIIVAGNAYLGNLIPELAAKSMPCGTQVITTEPLGDELAASLLPQDYCVEDCNYLLDYYRLSGDKRLIFGGGVVYGARDPANIEAIIRPKMLKAFPQLKEVKIDYAWTGNFLLTLSRLPQVGRLGDNIYYSQGCSGHGVTYTHLAGKVLAEALKGQAERFDAFANLPHYPFPGGQLLRTPFTALGAWYYSLRDKLGF; encoded by the coding sequence ATGTCGCACATCCCATACCCACAGTCCTATTACGCTGCCTCCGCCAATACCACCCCGGAACGCCCACAACTGCAAGGCGAAGTTGAAACCGATGTCTGCGTGATTGGTGCGGGCTACACCGGACTGTCCAGTGCCTTGTTTCTTCTGGAGAACGGCTTTCGCGTCACGGTGCTGGAAGCGGCCAGGGTCGGCTTCGGGGCGTCCGGGCGCAACGGCGGACAGATCGTCAACAGCTACAGCCGCGACATCGATGTGATCGAGCGCAGCGTCGGCCCCAAGCAGGCGCAATTGCTGGGGCAGATGGCGTTCGAGGGCGGCAAGATCATTCGTGAACGTATCGCCAAGTACCAGATTCAGTGCGACCTGAAGGACGGTGGCGTGTTCGCCGCCCTGACCGACAAGCAGATGGCTCACCTGGAGTCCCAGAAGCGTCTGTGGGAGCGCTACGGCCACACTCAACTGGAATTGCTGGACCAACGCCGGATTCGCGAGGTCGTGGCCTGCGACCAGTACAAGGGCGGTATGCTCGACATGAGCGGCGGCCATGTCCACCCGCTGAACCTGGCATTGGGTGAAGCGGCAGCCGTAGAGTCCCTGGGCGGCATCATCCACGAACAGTGCCCCGCAGTGCGCATAGAGCGCGGCGCCAACCCCGTGGTGCATACCCCCCAAAGCAAGGTCCGCGCCAAGTTCATCATCGTTGCCGGCAACGCCTACCTGGGCAACCTGATCCCCGAACTGGCAGCCAAGTCCATGCCCTGCGGAACCCAGGTGATCACCACCGAACCCCTGGGCGACGAGCTGGCAGCCAGCCTCCTGCCCCAGGACTACTGCGTCGAGGACTGCAACTACCTACTGGACTACTACCGCCTCAGCGGCGACAAGCGCCTGATCTTCGGCGGTGGCGTAGTGTATGGCGCCCGGGACCCGGCGAACATCGAGGCGATCATCCGCCCGAAGATGCTCAAGGCGTTCCCGCAGCTCAAAGAGGTGAAGATCGACTACGCCTGGACGGGCAACTTTCTGCTGACCTTGTCGCGCCTGCCACAAGTTGGCCGCCTGGGAGACAACATCTACTACTCCCAGGGCTGCAGCGGCCACGGTGTGACCTACACCCACCTGGCTGGCAAGGTTCTGGCAGAGGCCCTGAAAGGCCAGGCAGAGCGCTTCGACGCCTTCGCCAACCTCCCGCACTACCCCTTCCCTGGCGGGCAGTTGCTGCGCACTCCCTTCACTGCCCTGGGAGCCTGGTACTACAGCCTGCGAGACAAGCTGGGTTTCTGA
- a CDS encoding SDR family oxidoreductase, producing MSAPPGAGNGRVALVTGAARGIGLGIAAWLISEGWQVVLTDLDRERGSRVAKVLGDNAWFIAMDVADEEQVADGVAEVLGRFGRLDALVCNAAVADPHNMTLESLDLGHWNRVLAVNLGGPMLLAKHCAPYLRAHGGAIVNLASTRARQSEPDSEAYAASKGGLLALTHALAISLGPEIRVNAVSPGWIDARDPALRRAEPLSDADHAQHPTGRVGTVEDVAAMVAWLLSRSSGFVTGQEFVVDGGMSKKMIYQD from the coding sequence TTGTCCGCGCCCCCTGGGGCTGGCAATGGTCGTGTCGCGCTGGTGACCGGCGCGGCGCGGGGCATCGGTCTAGGCATCGCCGCCTGGCTGATCAGCGAGGGCTGGCAGGTGGTTCTCACTGACCTGGATCGTGAGCGTGGTTCCAGGGTGGCGAAGGTGCTGGGCGACAATGCCTGGTTCATCGCGATGGATGTCGCCGACGAGGAGCAGGTCGCCGATGGGGTTGCCGAGGTGCTGGGGCGGTTCGGCCGTCTCGATGCCCTGGTTTGCAATGCTGCCGTGGCTGATCCGCACAACATGACTCTGGAGAGCCTGGACCTGGGGCACTGGAATCGGGTGCTGGCGGTTAATCTCGGTGGGCCGATGCTGCTGGCCAAGCATTGCGCGCCTTACCTGCGGGCCCATGGCGGTGCGATCGTCAACCTTGCCTCCACCCGCGCCCGCCAATCCGAGCCGGACAGCGAGGCCTATGCCGCGAGCAAGGGTGGTTTGTTGGCCTTGACCCATGCCCTGGCGATCAGCCTGGGGCCAGAAATCCGGGTCAATGCCGTAAGCCCGGGTTGGATCGATGCCCGTGATCCAGCGTTGCGGCGTGCCGAGCCGTTGTCCGATGCCGATCATGCCCAGCATCCGACAGGGCGGGTTGGGACAGTGGAAGATGTGGCAGCGATGGTGGCCTGGCTGCTGTCGCGCAGCTCCGGATTCGTGACCGGCCAGGAGTTCGTGGTGGACGGGGGCATGTCCAAGAAGATGATTTACCAGGACTGA
- a CDS encoding O-succinylhomoserine sulfhydrylase, translating to MSQDWDAGRLDSDLEGVAFDTLAVRAGQHRSPEGEHGDPMFFTSSYVFRTAADAAARFAGEVPGNVYSRYTNPTVRSFEERIAALEGAEQAVATATGMAAILSVVMSLCSAGDHVLVSRSVFGSTISLFEKYFKRFGVEVDYVPLADLSGWEAAIKGNTRLLFVESPSNPLAELVDIAALAEVAHAKGAMLVVDNCFCTPALQQPLKLGADVVVHSATKFIDGQGRCMGGVVAGRSEQMKEVVGFLRTAGPTLSPFNAWIFLKGLETLSLRMRAHCANAQVLAEWLEQQEGVEKVHYAGLASHPQHELARRQQRGFGAVLSFEVKGGKEGAWRFIDATRLVSITANLGDSKTTITHPSTTSHGRLAPQEREAAGIRDSLIRIAVGLEDVADLQADLARGLAAL from the coding sequence ATGAGTCAGGATTGGGATGCCGGTCGGCTGGACAGCGACCTTGAAGGCGTAGCGTTCGATACCCTGGCGGTGCGCGCTGGTCAGCACCGCTCGCCTGAGGGCGAGCATGGTGATCCGATGTTTTTCACTTCGAGCTACGTGTTTCGCACAGCCGCCGATGCCGCTGCGCGTTTTGCCGGCGAGGTGCCGGGCAACGTCTATTCGCGCTACACCAACCCCACAGTGCGTTCTTTCGAGGAGCGCATTGCCGCGCTTGAGGGAGCGGAGCAGGCAGTGGCTACCGCCACGGGGATGGCGGCGATCCTGTCCGTGGTCATGAGCCTGTGCAGTGCGGGTGATCATGTGCTGGTATCGCGTAGCGTGTTCGGCTCGACCATCAGCCTGTTCGAAAAGTACTTCAAGCGTTTCGGCGTGGAAGTCGACTACGTGCCCCTGGCGGACCTGTCCGGTTGGGAAGCGGCGATCAAGGGCAATACGCGGTTGCTGTTCGTCGAGTCGCCCTCCAATCCGCTGGCCGAGTTGGTGGATATCGCCGCATTGGCCGAGGTGGCCCATGCCAAGGGTGCGATGCTGGTGGTGGACAACTGTTTCTGTACTCCGGCGCTGCAACAGCCGCTGAAGCTGGGGGCGGACGTGGTGGTGCATTCGGCCACCAAGTTCATCGACGGTCAGGGGCGCTGCATGGGGGGCGTGGTCGCCGGGCGCAGCGAGCAAATGAAAGAAGTGGTGGGTTTCCTGCGTACCGCAGGGCCGACCCTGAGCCCGTTCAATGCCTGGATCTTCCTCAAGGGGCTGGAGACGCTCAGTTTGCGCATGCGTGCCCATTGCGCCAACGCCCAGGTCCTGGCCGAGTGGCTGGAGCAGCAGGAAGGTGTCGAGAAGGTCCACTACGCAGGTCTTGCCAGTCACCCGCAGCACGAGTTGGCCAGGCGCCAGCAGCGTGGTTTCGGCGCGGTGTTGAGTTTCGAAGTCAAGGGGGGCAAGGAGGGCGCTTGGCGCTTCATCGATGCGACTCGCCTGGTCTCCATTACCGCTAACCTGGGAGACAGCAAGACCACCATCACTCATCCAAGCACCACTTCCCATGGGCGCTTGGCGCCACAGGAGCGTGAGGCAGCGGGTATTCGCGACAGCCTGATCCGCATTGCGGTCGGCCTGGAAGATGTTGCCGACCTGCAAGCCGACCTGGCTCGCGGCCTGGCAGCCTTGTGA